The DNA sequence TATAATTACCAGAGCCTGAATTGGTACCGATGATCTTCAGTTTTCAAAAGCTCCTCCCACACAGCGGTGGTAAATTAACACAGCATGGTCCGGACCAGGTccagacaataaaaaaaaagtaatgaacAGCACAGACCATTGGAGACATTTATTAAGCTGTGTGGGACTTGAACCCATTCCCAAACAGCAAACTTTGTCATGAGGATTTATTAGCAGTGCGGTGGAGGGTGGGTGAATGTAGAACTGGCATCTCCTCTAATTCCCTGAGTAAAACCTTAACAAGCTAATGAGATCAACTACACAATGACAAGAGTGACTTCATGCTCCGTGTGTGTACTAGGGGTGGATGCTCGGAGATTATGTGCAGCCACACCATTTAAGCCAAGCTGCCTGCATGGTACCTTATTTTGTCTTGCTTTTCTTTGCGTCTTTTGATCTCTGTTGAGTTATTTTGCATTCCATGGAGAGCTCTTAATGTTCCTTGGCCTGTTTGATTAATTGTTCGCTTGCTTGCCTGGGTGATTTACAAAGTATAGACAGTTTCCCCTATGTGCTAAGGAGAGAACGGATTGGCTTAGCTGTTATTCCCAGTGCTGCTGCAAACTAGCACTAAAATGAACTCTGATCACTTTCAAATCTTGATTTACCTACATCAGAGATCAATAGCCAAGGTCTCAGAAAGACACAGTCCAGATTTGTAAAGGAAGCCTTCAACGTCTATGCACAGAGACCTGCAATGCTCTAAACAAAGCAAAAACGTGAAccaaaaaagtcatttaaagCTCAATTAAGATTAAAACCATTCAACACTGTGGCTTTCAAGAACTTAGGCTGCAGTAATTTAGATCAATAAAGGCCTCATCCTACAATTTGCCAATATCTGGTGCATTATTTAGACATGCTTATAGTAATTTTAGAAGACACACTTCTACTTTATGTCCTTTTGAAGATGTCTGTGTAAACTGATAACAACCAATATCCAAGCACAACGCTACTCTACCAGATCATACCAAATGAAATCTTTTACCTTTAAACAACTTCTTTTGACAACTTAAGAACTTCTGCCTTCACTATCACTAGGATACCTATGAAACATGTTCAGGAaataaccttttcttttgaatTCCATAAGAAACAAAGCATATTGAAGAGTTTCTGATAACCTCTGACCCAGTTACTTTCCTTGTGCAGCAGCAGATCAccctcagcaaaaaaaaagaaccttCCTTAAATACAGATTTTCACGATTAACAAGTAAATGGAAAAATCTGATCTGACTTtgtctcattttttttaaaataactgcaaACCTGGGACTTTCTCATGATATTGCAGTTGTGAACAAAGACCAAAGGGGTTCCTTCACCCAACTTATTGTATCCTTTAATCCAGCCACCCTTGCGTGCAACGCACTGTGATCCTCTGTCTAGACCAGCAATGGGCTAGGCTAAGGAAACTGCAATGTCATGATGACTGAATAGCAGAAACCAAAGGCCCCTGTCGAAGTCCTCAAATCTTCACCTGAGCCGCCATCTCTGCACGGTGTTTCCCAGCTGGCCACCTCGATTACAGCGGAAGGAGAGGCTTTGGCAGCAATCGGCCGTTCCCTCTAAATAGCTTCTCCTTGCCAGCCGCTGATTAGGCATCTGTCTACTGCGCCTGTTGCCCTTACCTCTCGCTGGCATCGTCGGGGGGCAGCGAAACCTGGGGTGTCTCGGGCAGCCGGGCACAGCCCCCACAGCTCTCATTGTGCCCAGACCCTGCAGGATGGCACCCCGCCTCCAGGATGGCACCGGGTAGGTGTGGTGAGGCGGGCTGCTGAGTTGGTGGCCGGCTTATGTGGCGGGGTGAGCTCGGCGAGCTGCAGATCCAGACGACGGCAGCAGTAGAGCAGGATGGGGCACGAGGCGGACTCCTGAACCAACTAACAATAAACAAACTTCCCTCCGGCGCTCGAGACCACCAGTCCTCCCTTTTCTCtcgctttctctctctctgtctttgaTCCAGCCTAAGCTGATAAGCGCTCCAGAGCAACAGGATTAACATGGCTTTGAATTAAAGAAGCAGAGCCCGCGTGACGTCAGCCTGCCTGGATCACGCCTACCCATGAGCTCCGCGGGTTCTGTCAGGCAAGACTGGAGTGTATACGCCTATATACTTGTATAGTTTCTAGTCATGCAAACATTGAAGGAGAAACAGAAGATAAAAAGTTGCTAATTCCTTCCTGCAGCATTGCTACCAGAGCTGTCACTCCCATCAAAGTGGATTTGGGACAATTCCGGGAATTAGCAGATGGATCAAGGGCACAAGCCAGTTTATTTATAGCATGCATGGGCTGTCTAACAAATgcaggactttttttttcctaaaatctGCTCCACACTGGAGTGCATTTTAGATGGGTGCTCTGGATTGCGTCAAGAGCCATGAGTCCAGCCCCCCCTTTACCCCCTGCCACCCCAGAAGGACTGTCCTCTTTCCCGCTGTGCTTTCCTTGAAAGCCAACCTCTTGCTAGCTCCAAATATTTCTCCTGGGAAAACAGGGGAAGATGTAAACTGTTGAACGAGTGTTCCCCATCAGATCAATGGAATTCTATCCCAGAATTCAGTAGTATAAGCTGAACAGTagtgcgttgttagtcacatTTAAACAAAGGACCTGGTAGGTTCCCCCATACATACAGGTGCTACAACAGCTTTCTGCATCCAGAATATAGAAAGAAGAGTTCTCTGCATGCACAGCCCTGTCCCTACAGTGTACTCAGCCAGGAGCAGACCGCAGAGCTACTGTCAGTCAGTGCTGGCCTCTGGATGGTTCATTGCTGGCAGAGGCGAAGACAGATGTGAGAAATATCCATAAATGAGTGCTGCAGCGTGACGCTGATATGCATCATGCTTCTGAATTTTAGATTTTGCAGGGAGTATTAAATCAATTCAAGAATGTGAGATAAAATATGTATTCACTTTTTCTAAACATGAACATTTAAACACCTAAAAGCGGAGCAACAAAAATCCAAACTAACACACACTAGAGGGCACCAGAGTCTTTTCAGTAGAGTAGTCTCTACAAAAGATAGAACTCTGGATAAGTGGCCCCCACAGCCACAAGAAGGTTCGaccaaaacagaaaaactgaaGCCATCAAATCAAGAGGACTCACATTTTTGCCATATATTTCTCCCCTTAATATCAACATCTATTTTGAACAGAATTCATGATGTACGTAAGTGTATTGggtactattttaaatttctgtcaATCTATTATGTTCTCTTTTCACATTATGCACTACAGGGGCTTTATCATATCTGTCTTATACCCTAGCTGCAGAAGCTGGTCCTATGAGGACAGACATTTATCACTACAGAACTTGGTCTGCACCACATGCTGGATTACAGAGATGGCTTCTGAAGATGGTTAGGGGCACAGCAGTGCCAGGCAGTGAGGGCAGCAGTCACCAGTCCATTTTCAGTGTAAGTCCGTCACTCAGCCATTTCCAGGAGCCAGCAGGAGTGTATTACTATAGATCACAGCTGAGACAAGAGACAGCTGGAACAGTGGTGTCAACCATCAAAAGTGAACAGTGATGTCAGTTGTTTGCTCTGAAAGAAGAACTGAGGACATGCACACAACATGTACTGATCTATGTGAGGACATAACAATCTGTCTCCGTACTCAACTGCCCTGGATCATCTTTATCCCAAGAGTATAGGTGACCAAGCCTGAGTACATGAGTGAGCAGACAATGTTAAAAGGAGAAATGCTGTACGACTTTTCAGTGAACTTTATGGCTACTCCTGTTACCCTgacacagaagaaaaatatcAATAATCACGTAACCAGAGCTTAAACTCTCATTCAAGGTAAAGTGTCTGTTAAAGGTCTTGCTTTTTTACTGAGCCCTTCAAGATGTACGAAAGTATACATTTTGCAGAGTTGATCGAACACTAAGTTGGCTTGGCTGTTCCTAATTAGCAGGCACAAAAGTagcaaaaaaaactgcaaaatttgAATAATGACGAGTCAAGAACAACTCACACAACACAATGGATCTGACAGTGCTAGTGATAGACTTGTCCACCTGAAATTCTACTTTTAACAATACTACGATCAAtcatgttattatttattagaattacaaaatgaaatacttCAATTTGATTTACAGTTTAGCTGAGCAAGAGCACCAAGTCTGCAAGAACTTCTCTTGAGCTGAACTGTTGAAAACTGAACTGTTGTTGGGGGAAATCACTGTGGTTAATCTAAGGGAGCAATTGGACCTGGGGATGCTTTTGCTGACTCTGTGGTTACTGACTTTGTGCCAAAATTGCCCCAACCCAGGTTTAAACACACTGCCAGACCCAGCCAGAGAGTCAAACTACGGAGAGGCAGTGCATTTTATACATCAGAGTGCAGCCTATTTTTAGCCAGACTGCTAAGAGTTAACCTCACTGGTATTCAGAACTGGCACCAACACGCCAGTGcttcctttttaaaaca is a window from the Lepisosteus oculatus isolate fLepOcu1 chromosome 3, fLepOcu1.hap2, whole genome shotgun sequence genome containing:
- the lbhl gene encoding uncharacterized protein lbhl — translated: MLILLLWSAYQLRLDQRQRERKREKREDWWSRAPEGSLFIVSWFRSPPRAPSCSTAAVVWICSSPSSPRHISRPPTQQPASPHLPGAILEAGCHPAGSGHNESCGGCARLPETPQVSLPPDDASERVMEVVCPQDSALGEATPQRKENRLPFQIFPDPVETALGPGGWGGEAGHPRQKERLPSIVVEPTEVSEVESGELRWPPDDLGSFEEDEDLFLEQCIPPANIADWGEDEGGEEEEEAARGESGC